In Rhinoraja longicauda isolate Sanriku21f chromosome 6, sRhiLon1.1, whole genome shotgun sequence, the following proteins share a genomic window:
- the LOC144594915 gene encoding melanin-concentrating hormone receptor 1-like: protein MLKGNAWSLSVSGLEQFAPYTNIIMPSLFGIISFLGIIGNSIVIYTIVRKTKFKYKHTVPDIFIFNLSLADLFFLLGMPFLIHQLVGNGTWHFGAIMCTIITSLDSNSQVTSIYILTAMAFDRYLATVHPLKSAYMRTPSTATLVVCLVWLASFLTIIPVWLYSGLMSQPDGTVGCALLLPNPATDIYWFTLYQFMLTFAIPLVIICIIYFKILQNMSAAVVPLSNGSRRARTKKVTRMAVAICTTFFVCWGPFYILQLAHLRIEKPSVTFFSAYNFAISLGYANSCINPFLYLALSETFRRRFLVAIQPAHQHFWVNNSEAEGSKSIKLSGKRCQRTRFAGDFSPNTLPVTVTVQ, encoded by the coding sequence ATGCTAAAGGGAAATGCTTGGTCTCTGTCTGTTTCAGGTTTGGAGCAGTTTGCACCGTACACCAACATTATCATGCCAAGCCTGTTTGGGATCATCAGTTTTTTGGGCATTATCGGCAACTCCATCGTAATCTACACCATTGTAAGGAAGACCAAGTTCAAGTACAAGCACACTGTGCCCGACATAtttatcttcaacctgtccctggcTGATCTGTTCTTTCTGCTAGGAATGCCTTTCCTTATTCATCAGCTTGTTGGGAATGGTACCTGGCATTTTGGAGCTATTATGTGCACCATCATAACCAGCTTAGACAGCAACAGCCAAGTCACCAGTATATATATATTGACAGCAATGGCCTTTGATCGCTACCTGGCCACCGTTCACCCTCTGAAATCAGCCTACATGCGCACACCATCCACTGCTACATTGGTGGTCTGCCTCGTTTGGCTAGCGTCTTTCTTAACCATCATCCCCGTGTGGCTGTACAGTGGATTAATGTCACAACCAGATGGCACGGTCGGTTGTGCCTTACTTTTGCCCAACCCAGCTACTGATATTTATTGGTTTACACTTTACCAATTCATGTTAACTTTTGCCATCCCTCTGGTTATCATCTGCATTATTTACTTCAAGATCCTACAAAACATGTCCGCTGCTGTGGTCCCACTGTCAAATGGAAGCAGAAGGGCAAGGACCAAGAAAGTGACCCGGATGGCTGTGGCCATTTGTACAACCTTCTTCGTATGTTGGGGACCTTTCTACATCCTTCAGCTGGCTCATCTAAGGATCGAGAAGCCAAGCGTCACTTTCTTCTCCGCGTACAACTTTGCCATCAGCCTGGGCTACGCCAACAGCTGCATCAACCCTTTCTTATACCTCGCCTTGAGTGAGACCTTCAGGCGGCGCTTTTTGGTGGCGATCCAACCTGCTCACCAGCATTTCTGGGTAAATAACAGTGAGGCAGAGGGAAGCAAGTCTATCAAGCTGTCTGGTAAACGCTGTCAACGTACCCGCTTCGCAGGGGACTTTTCACCCAACACTTTGCCCGTAACAGTCACAGTTCAATGA